The following is a genomic window from Deltaproteobacteria bacterium.
GCCCATTGAAAATCGTTTCACATCAAATGGCATTTTAATTCCATCCATTTTCATGCGAGTGTCACTATGAACTTTTGCATTCACAGAAGCTCTGTGCTTTTTAGACTTAAAGACGACGAAGGCAAGAACAACAGTCTCATCTTTTTTGAGCTTACACAACTTTGGAAAAGTCTGTCCCCAGTTTACTTTTAAATCGTCCCCTATACATTCGTAGTAATCAAGGGCTCCGTGTTCCATCCATAATTTGCATCCAAGGTTGGCCATTTTCATATATGCTTTTACGTTCTTCTTTTTGATTGGTATTAAATAACCATCA
Proteins encoded in this region:
- a CDS encoding DUF1428 domain-containing protein, encoding MSQYVDGYLIPIKKKNVKAYMKMANLGCKLWMEHGALDYYECIGDDLKVNWGQTFPKLCKLKKDETVVLAFVVFKSKKHRASVNAKVHSDTRMKMDGIKMPFDVKRFSMGGFKALVYSK